gaCAGAGATCACCGTGTCCGCAGACGCTACACCCccttttttcgttctcttcttctgggtGGACGAacctgaagagaagagagaagagtcacCAACTGGTCAATTTGGATTCGCGAGCGTGCCCCACGGTGGTATGCAAGTGCAAAAGCAATTTTAGTACACAAGGACTGTGTGACAGCCAGACCTATCCTACACTCTAACCATCTTACAATGGACGTTCACACAGCCGACCCATCGAACAACGAAACAACCGCGAACATACAGCACTGATAAGTGCCAACGAATGAAGGTCGGTTGATTTAGCAAGTGGGAAATCTAGAATTCGCGTGTTTAAGTGGCATTTGACCAAGACATTTCAGGTAAATATTCGAGCACTGCTACAGGCGTGCTCAGTTCAAGTTCATAAAGTAACAGAACACACGTCCTACATTATGCGCCGTCTTACATGCGTCGGCCTCTTGCATCCGCGCGACGGTGTCCTTGTAgcatttctctcgcgctgcgTAGTGACGAGCCCTCCGATAAAAACACACGGCAGTCACAATGACGAATAAAAGAAAACATCCTCCTACACCTGCGAATACCTCTATCCAAAGCAGGGAAGTCATTCTGAACGATACTGTCAATTGGTTCACCTTCACAGCTGCGGAGAGGCACCAGATACTCCTCAACCGCCTTCGCACATCGCCACACCTGTCTGCTTCGACTTTTCGTGGAGTTGTTTGACTGCAGGTTAAGCGACGGAAGAGTTCCGGTGTAGAACAAAAACAGCATCTCTAGCCTCTGTAGACCCAGCGGCGGGTGCGTTTCGCGTTCCAGCGTCAATTATCGGAGGATCTTCGCATCCCCCCTGGAACTCTGCTGAACGCAGCAGCGGCAAACAAGGAAGCGACCTTCCTGTACGGAATCAGTACAAACAATTATGCTCCTGTAGTACAACAGACCACCGCATCGTTTGATTCCAGATACAGATACAATCACCGTGTGTACGGGTCCATAATACACGCATTCTTCTCCCCCCGAGCGGCGAACAAGGCAAGACAGTCCGATAGAAACGGTAGACCATTCTCTGACCATAAAAGGCCCGTCAAATATATATCAGTTCTAGTCTAGCTAGTCTAGAAATGTTATTACACTTCCTTATACGTGTCGTTGCGTCGCAAAGTTGTTGCGCTGCCACTTCGGGCTTGAATGCTCTACCCTTCCGTATGGATCCCCAGCATGGAGACGAGGATATCAAAAGCAAGAAGCTCAGCGTCTCAATTTGTGCGTGCCGCAACGCGTCGACACCGATGCAAAGTAGAGCCAACCACAGATGAAACCGAAATGCCTAAGACTTACTGGACATACACAGCTTAGAAATACCTGAAGAAGGATGGAGCACCTCGTCGATGTTGCGAGGATGTCCCCATTTGCCTACGCCCGTAGTATGGCACTAGCGAGCTGCCCCCTCTCCGGCAGCGAACGCTCGCTGAGGAACAGTTTTCGGCGGGTGACAGCTCGTGGGTCACTTCCGTGACCAAGACCAACGTAGTGCCAAACACCAATGAAACCGAAGTGCCTAACACTTAATAAAGACACAGCAGTTGTAGAAATACCAAAGGAAGAATAGAGCACCTCTCTGATGTTGCGAAGATGTCTCCACTAGCCTGCGTCCTCAACGTGGCACCAGCGAGCTGACCAGCCTCAGCGAACGCTCCCTGAGGAACCGCTTCCGGCGGGTGACGGCGTGTGGCTCACATTTTTGCCAGCCCGGCTCGACGAAGATGTTCGACTACTCCCACTTGAACCGACAGGTCGGTAATGAATACCAACAGCAACTCCTTGAGAATTAACCGGCCTACAGCTCAGAGACGCTGTCAGAAGTCTAATCTTCTGCCATGCTGAATGTCGCGTATGAGCTTGTAGGTAGTGATTCCTTGTTCAACGCGGTGTTCTACACAATGACGCCTGTAGGAAACCGCCACATAGCACGTTTCAGAAAACAAGTCATGGCCTTCGGCGCCATTTACATGGTGTAATATATATGACAGGAGATTATCTTCTAATAGTTGTTCATTCCTGAAATTTGCCTCCTTGGTCCACAAGTGAGAACAAAGCGTATGATCGTCTCGAAGCAGTGTCGTCCTAAAACTGCTGTGGGTAAATCGACGGGCGTACACTGATGAAGAAAGATGGCAGCACAGACTACCGTGAGCTTGCTGTGACGTATTTGCTTTCCCACCGTCACAGGACCCGCTAAACTAGTCAATTAAGCGTGCATGAAGTCCAGCCATCTCATTACACACCAGTCTATTACAAAAAGTCGTTGCGCTGAAGAACTCCGGGGATGCGTTCCTCGCGTGCAAATTTCGTGCAGGTTTCTGGCGACCTCATCCGCGGAGCGCCCACTACTAATTACGGTGATACGAAGGAGACTAGCTCGACCTTTCTTCAACGCCGCTCCGTTCTTACGACTTTTTGGGTCCGCTCATACGAAGTAACTCTAAGTGCGGTCGTGGCCCCTATAGGCATGAGAGATTTTACTCTGATTAGCTGAAGACCTTCGTGTCTCTACATCGACAttgtttccttttcgccGAAAGCACCTCCACAATACCGTTGATGTTCGGCATTTAGCgtgacttttttctctctgttggcTTCAATCTGGTTGGTGCGGGAGGCGCTGCCCCGGACAACAGCCGCTCAGGCCTCGCCCATGAGGCGTTACACTCTCAGCAGCCGGAAGGTGAAAGGAGAAGATTCAGAATGGTGAATGGGTTAGCAGCAGTTGTCCTCGTCGTGTCCTGGAACGTCCACCGCCACCTACCACGTACGCCCACGCCTCAGGTGACGAAAGTGCTCCATCCCTTGCCGTAACTCGTTTCGAGGTGTTTTGATAACGCGTCACGGACGCAAAAGCTGATTCCCCGCAAGGTCTTCACCGAAAGCCTCGGTAACTAACCGTGCTCGAACTATATGTGCCGGTGCTTCTGTCGTGTGACAGTGAAGGACAAAGACGCAAGGCCTCAGAATCTCTCCTTGCTCAGTAAGGAGTGTGAGTCATATGTCAGAATAAGCTTATATTTCTTCGAACCAGTCTTTTTCCCCTCCACAGACAAAATTGGTACAGCTGACGCAGTAGGGAGATATCCAATGATTGATGAATGTATGCTTTCGTGTGCTGTTACGGTTTCCACCTGACTCTGGCACCAGACGAACCATGCTGCAGTGATGTCAGCCATCACATATCATTCCAAAGCATGTTTCACACACCCTCAGGATCTAGTCGTGCATATTTTTAAGGGATGACGACGGGATCTACCTCTTTTGAGCGTACCGTTTTCAACGGTCTGGTGAGGCTTCACAGCAGGTAACTCCACATTGCAGGGGAAAGAGCTTCTATCTAAGGCATCACCACAAGATTAACGTCGTGCTGCCTGCAGCGGTATGGAATGCAGTTgccagcgagagagacgccgacaACACTCCTCAGTGTacgaggaggaaacgcggagcTCACAGGTAGCTGTCGAAGTGTTGGGTAGAGATTCCTTTTCCATCGCTCTCCCCTCAATCACAGTTATCCCGGATAACAGAATAAATCAATCACAGTTGCCTTGCGCTACTCGTTAAGCCCCAAAGCTGGTTCAGCATCGAAGCAGTTTTGTCAGGGTTGACAGCTTGGCGAGTCGCGTTCCTGCATGTGGTCCAAACGACCCCTTTGCACATCTCCTTCCAAATAGTCCACAACGGTAAGCTGGTCACCTGTACGTCTAAATGGTTCCAGTTGAGTTTCTCCCGTTGCATTTAGCAACCGCACAACCCGCCATGGGTCGCTGAAGAAATCAATCAGTCCAGGAAAACCCGCCTGACGTGCGCGCAACCCCTTTGAGTATATCCCTGGTCTCGAAAACGAGTAATACCAATCCGCGGTGGTCTGGAAAACCACAAATATtcacagcgaagaaaatgACTCTTGCCTCAGCGTTTCTTCGAAGAATTCGTCGGATGGACGGACCCTCCACTCGTTGTTCTGTCTGGTCGCTCCCCCCGTCAATTTCGCTAGAGACGGCTCTTGTACGGAAGCGCCGTCGAGACTTCACTGAGGAAGCGGGGACGTAGCACTCTGCATCCTGCTATTTCGCACACTCTCGACGCACCTGGGGTACAGATTAAATTGGAAGTGCTTCTACAATATCCTCTCAGAACGGGAAAGTACCACATTAATTTCGCCGGGTAAAGATGCCACACCCGCGCATGCCGCTTGCCGTCACGTCATGCCGTTTGCCGGTGGCACGTTTCGGGCCCGCAGTGAACTTTGGCCACAGTCAAACGGGGGTAGCAGGGACTCTGTCGCAACCAGAGGACGATCCCCGTAAAATTGACACTGTTTGGCTCCGCCGTAAAAacggtgaagaaggaagcgtcATCTTCTCTTGTGGAGGTCTCTTCAAGGATGCATTTAAACAGCTGACGTGCAGGGTGAATCCCGATACACGATCGCGACAGTCAGTTGGGCCCGATTCGTCAAGACCAGTTCTTTGGGTTGTCCACGGAAAATCGTTTAAAATTCCGTATTTTCTCATACAAGGTCTACACGCTCGTTTCGACGGACGCTTTTTTTCAACCCCTTTTCAGTTGAGAACTTTCGATCGCTTGTTCTTGAACGGAGTCGGGGGGGCGATTTGAGTGCCACTTCTTGTACTGGTGGCAGAAGAGTCAAGTCACTCTACTGTATCGGAGAAAGCCGTATGTTCCCCGTCCATCTCTATTGGAGGCTGTCCGCTCTCCCTAGAGTGCTGTGACATCCATGAAAAGAGACtactcttctttctctgactCAACTACTTAGCCGCTGCCAACATGAGGCTACTTTCTTTGGGAACCAAGATTGGCCTCGTATGCCACTTTGTGGTAACTGCTACCCACGGAGGGGTGGAGGAGCAGCCGAAACGGGTGAGTGCAGatgcacagaagaaacagtcAGCAATGGTCACCGGAAACGAGGAGTTTGGGGTTCACCTGGACGAAGCAGTGATGCAACATCCGCTGCGAGAGCTCCcaggagctgaagaagctcTGCTGCTTCAAGTCGATGAACTTGCGAGGACGGGAGAAGGGAGGGCAGCGTTGGCGGATGAGAAGCTTGCAAGAGCGATCGCCTCAAAGGCGATGGCTATAGGTTTTCTGGAAACCGTTTCTGCGGGCCTTCGTTTGGAACTCCCGAAACTGCCGCCAGTTTGTGCGGACACCGTCACACGCATCGCCGATATTGTCTCTTACCTTCAAACGCGCGAGCAGCTCTTCCGAGTTAAGCGGTGGTCGGAAAAAGCGTTTCATGGCTTAAGGGTTTTTGGCAAGGCTGTTGGAAGCATAACCCCAGTCGCGGCAGCGGCAAAAGCGCTGGGGCTGACGGCAGACAAACTTCACCCTTCTGCCGATCGGGCAACGCTGGAGCGCCTCTTTGTcgcgctggagagagaagtctcAGTGCCGTTGGTCCGATTCGGTGCCATTATCGAGATGGAAATGCAAAATGGTCCCTCCGAAACTGTGAAGCACTACAGCGAAGTCTTGGAAAAGCTGAAACGCGTCAGCCTTGCCCTCGACGCGTGCATGGCTTTCACCCTTCTACAAATCTACCGCACTGGCAAAAGCAGGAGGATCCCCGAGATGGTCTTACGTAAAGACGAAACCGCTGCCTTTCAGACTGTGTCGCACccggaagcagaaaacacagaaaaggaaaaacgcagggggGAGGAAATCGCTAAGAACCCGAAGGTAGCTGGAGCAGCCGCAAAGGCTGTCGGAGCTGGAGGCGAGTATAAATCCTCTGCATCAGATGATGACACTAAGCAGTAGCTGAATATCTACGGCGATTTACTCAGAAGGGACTCGAGTTCACGCTGCGGCGAATCAGTGGTCACTGTACCACTTTATACGCGACTGTATACAGGCCTAACCTGTCAACGCTGGGTTGCTAGAAGGTCGTTTATGGTGCTGCTGTTTTTGACtattttttcgtttttccgaACGAGGGACACCCCTGGGTCACAAAGTAGCACCCGTACGCGGGAAGTAGCATATGCCCGAAATGCTTTGTAAAGAGGAAGTCAATCTCGCTGTGCTTATGAGATGACATGTTTGCTATCGCGGACAAACAGGAAAGTAAGTTCCTGCGGTAGGGGGACCTTGCATTCTTGGAGTTAAACGCTTTTGATCAGACGCAGATGGCATGGTGACACTTAGTCGGGGTTCTGCCTCCGTATAACAGGCAGGATACAGAAATTCTGTTCCATGCTTTTGTGCGTTTCCATTTTGTGGAATGTGGAAGGCAAGCTTGAACTGCTAACGCACCATCTAGTCGTGAAAATGTGCACGGTTAGCACACCAAAGGTAAGGGTTTGCGTGTTCGTTCCACGTTCGAGGAGCCATTTGTTTGAGGCTAACGTATTTCTCCTGCGAGAAAAGTAGTATATGAATATGTCGTGTCTCCAGCGTGGCAAAGTGGAAGTCTACCCGAACTCATTCTAGAAAGAGAAGAATTTACTGGCACCCGCTAGGATAAGTTTTTAAATGGTAACTTTCTTCTTGTAAAAACCGGCCACGCGCGAGCTTAAGACCCCGCGGTACGGCTGGACTCCCTGCTCCAGAGCACGGGGGGAATGGCACAGACACCCAGCACCCACTAGCCTCATTTCCGTGATACCTTAGAAGGCCACCAATTTGATCGCTTGACGCCAAAGTCAACTTCCCGCTCCCCGTTTCCACAATCACGTGCACCCACAGCCCACACGTTGTGCCCCATGCTTTTTAGGAAATTTGGATACTGTGGTAGTCCTGTCGTTTGAAATTTCTCAAGTGAAACGTGCTCTGTACGCATTGCACCGTTGATCTCCCGGAAAATTGTCCACGCCGTCTGAATTTACATTCGAATTCACATCGGTACCGAAAGCCACTCGTTCCGATCCTCCAACTCCACGGAAATATGAATATGGCAGCCTATTGCTCTCAACTGTCTTCCTTGCCCGGGAGTTGGTCAGTATGCTAGTTTCACCTTAAGTGAGGAGGCTGGTTCtgtccttcgctgtcttcctgAGTGTTACACAGTCCAAATCTCTGCAACCGTCCTGCCTTCCCAAGAACGGGTGAACACCAATTCCCCTCTTCGCtgacatatatacatattccTTCTGCGCCGGATTTATCCGTGTGCCACCGTGGTGTGAAGAGCATGACAAATGAGAGTGCTGTCTTCATTCGTGCTTGTGAAGTTACATCCGCAttccgccttcctctgcgtttgcAAAAGACACTACATTGAATAAAACCGGCTGTGCCTTGTTCTAACTGTTGAGGGTTTTGTGACGACTGCCTGCGACCACATATCCTTCTCTCACACACACTCTCACACTCGTCGGTATTTCGAGCACATACTctccgaaaaaaagaggacgtTTGCAAGAAGAGTAATCCAGGTAGTAAGGATAGCCACGTAGCATCTGTTTGTCGAGTATGACCACATGGCCCAGCTTCTTTCAGCTTGGTCAGGAAGACACACTtggcgtctctccgtcttcctccgcgaattcttctccactttccccCGCTTTCGCGGCGTCTCCCGGGGACCCGCAGAAACTATCCACAGGTTTGCGGTTGTTAGTCTGTCCCCGAAATACCAACAAGTTTGCCACAGCACTTGGGCATGCGGCCGCAATGATAGCAGCTGCCTcagcttctgcgtctgcctcacggtctctctctgcgtcacCTTCCTCGTggggcgaggcgaagggaTACAGAGGGTTTACTGTCACATAGATGTATGTGGTGTACCTGTGTAGAGCACGAGCACAGAGGTTGAGGCAAGGAATAACGAAAATGATTGAAACCCCGTTGCACCGCAATGTGTTCCCCAATATACATGCGAATCGACGTTCTTAATtcctgtgtgtgtgtttagACGTCCGCGTTTGCTGACAGACAACAGCATCTTCGCAGAAGGTGCACTACCATTCGcccaagaaaaaacgaaaaaaaaagataCGAGGCACAGAAACATCGATGGAGGGATGTTTCAACTTACCTCTGTCCCGAAGTTGGACGAGCATTGTCGATTTGCCATCGGTGCGTTGTAGCGATGCAAGACGTGTGTGAGCTGTACGGACAGCACAACAAAAGAAAGTGGTTCATCGCCTATATGAGTCTTGGAGCAAAACACTCGCCACCGATTCATGAAATCGAGAGCGACTGATACGCAGAACACGGCAGGCAACACCGCAGTGTTCATAAGTAACAGATCCCCAGGCCACTTGGTCAGCTCCGCGCTCTTTCTGCAGGATGTGCTTTAGCAAGAAATGGGTGCCTCATCGAAGACTCCGCGACACTGCGCAAGTGTCGACACACGAGAGGGTCCGTCGCGAACGTTCTGCGTTCCTCGCAGCCGAAACGccactgaaaaaagaaaaagacacttACCcga
This Toxoplasma gondii ME49 chromosome VIII, whole genome shotgun sequence DNA region includes the following protein-coding sequences:
- a CDS encoding hypothetical protein (encoded by transcript TGME49_268970~Signal peptide predicted by SignalP 2.0 HMM (probability 0.615) with cleavage site probability 0.544 at residue 23), which translates into the protein MRLLSLGTKIGLVCHFVVTATHGGVEEQPKRVSADAQKKQSAMVTGNEEFGVHLDEAVMQHPLRELPGAEEALLLQVDELARTGEGRAALADEKLARAIASKAMAIGFLETVSAGLRLELPKLPPVCADTVTRIADIVSYLQTREQLFRVKRWSEKAFHGLRVFGKAVGSITPVAAAAKALGLTADKLHPSADRATLERLFVALEREVSVPLVRFGAIIEMEMQNGPSETVKHYSEVLEKLKRVSLALDACMAFTLLQIYRTGKSRRIPEMVLRKDETAAFQTVSHPEAENTEKEKRRGEEIAKNPKVAGAAAKAVGAGGEYKSSASDDDTKQ